In the Dehalococcoidia bacterium genome, CCCCCGCTGTGTGCGCACCCTGCGGGAGTTCCTGGCCCAGGGCTTCCCCTACCCCTGGCGCATCCTCGTCGCCGATAACGGCTCCACCGACCGCACCCTGGCCATCGCCCACGACCTGGCCCGCCAGCACCCCGACCAGGTGACCGTAATGCACCTCCCTGAAAAGGGGCGGGGGCGCGCCCTCAAGCGCGC is a window encoding:
- a CDS encoding glycosyltransferase, whose translation is MPPSVEIVIPVYNEERDLPRCVRTLREFLAQGFPYPWRILVADNGSTDRTLAIAHDLARQHPDQVTVMHLPEKGRGRALKRA